From the genome of Podospora pseudoanserina strain CBS 124.78 chromosome 7 map unlocalized CBS124.78p_7.2, whole genome shotgun sequence, one region includes:
- the YBP1 gene encoding YAP1-binding protein 1 (EggNog:ENOG503NXA3; COG:S), giving the protein MATAELDRDPSTAITAIRDARPPATDRFTYLTIVESNLSPEVLPTLNEVLQDAGLTQEIGWDLVYNLVSLPGSSSCLETIARLGNPREVILKVLETLELLGEEEGYEADDEAETTKEKKEGGVTKTEKFIILMGMLAILHGRIKTKYPSRFLAQTLQTVLGAYEAGSEEMTAAVINLVHSLSGKRARPPLPSRKSSVNVANLDARGDRGKNAPDPEADDGKEGEAKTEDPDETELQQKLLLSFATCVLERYANENDLAWAGRLVEFYEPERTVPGRRTLMGAFREEEGLLAKDGIVGNLVALIGDLGLRSCSRTFLKHVCEGPLHENPLAGSEDFESASQVKLSTGGAVCLVAYWVFSSTVFDADHPQPEMNIFPDHYAVLDKFLQDDAHAQIQQSPGTVEALVTIGLWLHANKFVSANPNTPLTNPTTSPEDPTSDFMRYIHLVTLIALFHPKLHVRNAASTLAGQVLHSDPSDDDRLKVLYDLLENCTFASLKARAITWLREELIAAFTAKLHQTTAFSTPQALETVQYVVFPNLDFLVEDTNLEEVVEYLVTNAPFLMQAVNLGLFLWSSPEKWKAVLPANMDATVRQRWFEPLLESIERVQKESKSSDVELGPLEGELAVLKGRLEDLAAKEGFTGGKGV; this is encoded by the exons ATGGCAACCGCCGAACTCGACCGcgacccctccacagccatcaccgccatccgcGACGCCCGCCCTCCCGCCACCGACCGCTTCACCTATCTCACCATCGTCGAGTCGAACCTCTCCCCAGAGGtcctcccaaccctcaaCGAAGTCCTTCAAGATGCTGGTCTCACGCAAGAAATCGGCTGGGACCTGGTATACAACCTcgtctccctccccggcTCGTCATCATGCCTCGAGACGATCGCGCGCCTTGGCAACCCCCGAGAGGTCATCCTCAAGGTTCTCGAAACACTCGAACTCCTaggcgaagaggagggctACGAAGCAGATGATGAAGCTGAAACcacaaaggagaagaaggagggcggTGTGACAAAAACAGAGAAATTCATCATCCTAATGGGGATGCTGGCGATCCTACACGGAAGAATCAAGACGAAGTATCCCTCTCGCTTCCTGGCGCAGACGCTGCAGACGGTGCTGGGGGCTTATGAGGCGGGGAGTGAAGAGATGACGGCTGCGGTGATCAATTTGGTGCATAGTCTGagtgggaagagggcgaggccgccgttgccgagcAGGAAGTCGAGCGTGAATGTGGCCAACTTGGACGCTCGGGGGGATAGGGGGAAGAATGCGCCTGATCCggaggcggatgatgggaaggagggCGAGGCAAAGACGGAGGATCCGGATGAGACGGAGCTGCAGCagaagctgttgttgagTTTTGCCACGTGCGTGTTGGAGAGGTACGCGAATGAGAATGATTTGGCGTGGGCGGGGAGGCTGGTTGAGTTTTATGAGCCGGAGAGGACTGtgccggggaggaggacgttgATGGGGGCTTttagggaggaggaggggttgttggctaAGGATGGGATTGTGGGGAATTTGGTG GCACTGATTGGGGATCTTGGACTGAGGTCATGCTCTAGAACGTTCTTGAAGCATGTGTGTGAAGGACCTTTACATGAGAATCCGCTGGCTGGCTCAGAGGACTTTGAGTCAGCAAGCCAGGTCAAGCTTTCTACAGGAGGAGCTGTTTGTCTCGTGGCCTACTGGGTCTTCTCGTCGACAGTCTTTGACGCCGACCACCCACAGCCAGAGATGAACATCTTCCCAGACCACTATGCCGTCCTGGACAAATTCCTTCAAGATGATGCGCATGCCCAGATTCAACAGTCGCCAGGCACAGTAGAGGCCCTTGTTACAATCGGCCTCTGGCTGCATGCGAACAAGTTTGTCTCGGCGaaccccaacaccccgcTCACAAATCCTACAACATCTCCAGAAGATCCTACCTCGGATTTTATGCGGTATATTCACCTCGTCACGCTCATCGCGCTATTTCATCCCAAGCTTCACGTTCGCAACGCAGCCAGCACACTGGCTGGGCAGGTACTCCATTCTGATCCATCAGATGATGACCGCTTGAAGGTCTTGTACGATTTGTTGGAGAATTGCACATTTGCCTCGCTCAAAGCGAGAGCGATCACCTGGCTGAGAGAGGAGTTGATCGCAGCGTTCACGGCAAAGCTTCACCAAACAACCGCTTTTTCAACACCGCAGGCTCTGGAAACGGTGCAATACGTAGTCTTTCCAAACCTGGACTTTTTGGTGGAGGATACCAATCTGGAGGAAGTGGTCGAGTATCTGGTGACCAACGCACCATTCCTCATGCAGGCAGTGAACTTGGGATTATTCCTCTGGTCCAGTCCAGAGAAATGGAAGGCCGTGCTGCCGGCGAACATGGATGCGACGGTCAGGCAGCGCTGGTTTGAGCCGCTGCTGGAGAGCATCGAGAGGGTTCAAAAGGAGAGCAAGAGCTCTGATGTAGAGTTGGGGCCGTTGGAGGGTGAACTGGCCgtgttgaaggggaggttggaggatcTTGCTGCGAAGGAGGGATTCACTGGTGGGAAGGGTGTATGA